The nucleotide window ACCAGTTATGATCTGATGTTTGTTGCAGATGCCGGCGGCAATGTCATAGCGGACAGCATGGGAGGTGCTATGAGGACAAAACATATATCCGTTGCAGACAGGGATTATTTTACTGCAATTAAAAACGGAAAAAATATCAGCATCGGCACACCTGTTCGATCCAAGGCCAGTGGTAAACCCGTTTTTGTGGTCGTTGTTCCTGTGAAAACAAATTTTGGGCAAATGGTCGGTGTTTTCGGGGTCGTGGCCAAGCTTGACACTTTGTCTGACAAGATTACCAGGATCAAGGTCGGCAAGACCGGTTATCCGTTTATGCTGGACAAGATCGGCCTTACGATTGCTCATCCCAACAAAGAGTATATACTTGAACTGAATCTTGCAAAACTCAATGGCATGGAAGCCATTACAAGCCATATGCTGGACCAAAAAAAAGGTGTGGAGCATTATAACTTTAAGGGCGTTGATAAAATTGCCGGTTTTGCACCTGTGCAGACTACGGGCTGGAGTATTGGTGTGACACAGGATCAAGCGGAATTTATGGCCCCGGTTCATGGTATTCGAAATATTGTTTTTATTGCCGGAGTAATTTTTCTGATCATTACCATTTTGGGTTTGCTATGGTTTGCCCGGAGCATTACCTTGCCCATCAACAGAATTATTGCAGGTCTTGGCGATGGATCAAGCCAGGTTGCAGCCGCATCAAACCAGGTATCATCCTCCAGCCAGTCTCTGGCGGAAGGTGCTTCACAACAGGCGGCTTCCATTGAGGAAACATCTGCATCAATGGAAGAGATGGCTTCCATGACTATGAAAAATGCCGAGAATGCAAAACATGCGGATACTTTGATGAGAGAAGCTAACCAAGTGGTGAGCGATGCCAATGAGTCAATGGGATTGCTCACCCACTCCATGGAAGATATTTCCAACGCCAGCGAAGAGACTTCAAAAATTATTAAGACCATTGATGAAATCGCATTCCAGACCAATCTTCTGGCTTTGAATGCCGCAGTAGAGGCAGCCCGTGCAGGCGAAGCCGGCGCAGGGTTTGCCGTGGTTGCCGATGA belongs to Desulfobacula toluolica Tol2 and includes:
- a CDS encoding methyl-accepting chemotaxis protein, whose protein sequence is MKKRSLKFKLIFGGVLSVILPLALVGYISINKSSSALVSIAKGQAAQIALDLAAMTDVAVEQEIKLVKTLALEPLVVDAAGKVLEVGIDSAGTELKALDSFFLKVYEQIGTSYDLMFVADAGGNVIADSMGGAMRTKHISVADRDYFTAIKNGKNISIGTPVRSKASGKPVFVVVVPVKTNFGQMVGVFGVVAKLDTLSDKITRIKVGKTGYPFMLDKIGLTIAHPNKEYILELNLAKLNGMEAITSHMLDQKKGVEHYNFKGVDKIAGFAPVQTTGWSIGVTQDQAEFMAPVHGIRNIVFIAGVIFLIITILGLLWFARSITLPINRIIAGLGDGSSQVAAASNQVSSSSQSLAEGASQQAASIEETSASMEEMASMTMKNAENAKHADTLMREANQVVSDANESMGLLTHSMEDISNASEETSKIIKTIDEIAFQTNLLALNAAVEAARAGEAGAGFAVVADEVRNLAMRAADAAKNTAELIEGTVKKVSEGSKLVSKTNDSFGKVSVSTEKVGELVAEIAEASDEQSNGIDQVNTAISEMDKVVQQNAATAEESASASEEMNAQAEQLKAYVSDLVQVVTGSKGKDSGIHVKKNVQHLASNHQLRPVKERKQLQSRANEIKPDQVIPFDENDDNFENF